A single region of the Pseudalkalibacillus berkeleyi genome encodes:
- a CDS encoding GNAT family N-acetyltransferase produces the protein MIREARISDIEQIAHVHISSWHSTYSGIISEEYLNNLSIEAKVEQWTYNLTIDRTFMYVASVDNRIVGFINGGPNRSNEFRYEGEIYALYLLENYQGRGIGRELFNRVISTIKCRGWNSMLVWVLEENSSKFFYEKMGGQKVGKDTLEVKGTSHIELAYGWDEI, from the coding sequence TTGATCAGAGAGGCAAGAATCAGTGATATTGAGCAAATTGCTCACGTTCATATTTCGAGTTGGCATTCTACATATAGCGGAATTATCTCAGAAGAATATTTGAATAATTTATCAATTGAAGCCAAAGTTGAACAATGGACGTACAATTTGACCATCGATCGTACTTTCATGTATGTTGCTTCAGTTGACAATCGAATTGTAGGGTTTATTAATGGAGGACCGAATCGATCAAACGAATTTCGTTATGAAGGAGAGATATATGCTCTCTATTTACTTGAAAATTATCAAGGTAGAGGAATCGGGAGAGAACTTTTCAATCGTGTCATCTCCACTATCAAGTGCCGAGGTTGGAACTCAATGCTCGTGTGGGTTTTAGAAGAAAATTCATCAAAATTCTTTTATGAAAAAATGGGTGGGCAGAAGGTTGGCAAAGATACACTTGAAGTGAAGGGAACAAGTCATATTGAATTAGCATATGGGTGGGATGAAATCTGA
- a CDS encoding RsiV family protein, translating into MYNKYKPVKVITINKEQDYVKLSYPKLVGMKDRKVEEQINQQIRYLVGELVQEGSQPNVTTVDIRYKTEVNRNGVYSVKFILFYFIEHAAHPMEIQKALTFSTLTGHHYLFGELFAPNSYYKTRLTKYVKEFVAKENIQLINEIQTITDQQEYYLTDLDLVLFYQLYEYTPYVYGFLEIPIPLCEVQSMSAEESPIKQLTSRS; encoded by the coding sequence ATGTACAATAAATATAAGCCCGTTAAAGTAATTACTATCAATAAGGAACAAGACTACGTTAAACTTTCTTATCCGAAGCTCGTTGGTATGAAAGATCGTAAGGTTGAAGAACAAATCAATCAACAAATCCGTTATTTGGTAGGTGAACTAGTCCAAGAGGGTAGTCAACCGAATGTTACAACCGTAGACATACGTTACAAGACGGAAGTAAATCGAAATGGCGTTTACAGTGTGAAATTTATACTTTTCTACTTCATTGAGCACGCAGCACATCCAATGGAAATACAAAAAGCACTCACGTTTTCCACCTTAACTGGACATCACTATTTATTCGGAGAACTATTTGCACCAAATAGTTACTATAAAACGAGATTGACAAAATACGTAAAGGAATTCGTAGCAAAGGAAAACATCCAATTAATTAATGAAATTCAAACGATAACGGACCAACAAGAATATTACTTAACTGATCTGGACCTTGTCTTATTTTATCAATTGTATGAATATACTCCATATGTGTATGGATTTCTAGAAATCCCGATTCCGCTATGTGAAGTACAATCCATGTCAGCTGAAGAAAGCCCAATTAAACAATTGACATCACGATCGTAA
- a CDS encoding DEAD/DEAH box helicase: MLTYYHLQMTFIPSLDERGKFLIWVTKPSGEPISIQPSRLHWLLGESNLSHVFTSENEATKTLMVDWDEEHYEVEGVLVDMWRVYLFLQNPTAHSMVGSFYFGESFVYWETVARSIKSLIRAGQYFPTIYEISKEKRHYAYAQWMISRHSIEQRTMSDWLKSASPLIFSFEHLSTFPIREWQNLMLDIWADQVIKVHITSGPEIGLDGITEEHSEVMISWERALTNANASFFQIFEKKSDIQKLHVLIREVRKWHEPISTDRYRSLEKGLVNFKQQFIQTGFSVQGLNINCFPTNDEEMRSWGLQISVEGEYEESLLQLPIDDSRITRSHIKNWVDDRINYLVQMDDTLYQSQRMLRQSGSIEISLDTLRSLHENMSVLKSMNIHLTFPEGLSLQSFDREDVQVSLKVNNDHGDGVGLSSLLNFNWKIAIGDIEMSVEEFKRLVYRRQYIIQKDDAWVMLPQDKIEEIFHEMNELEPIVRSRASFSTLVGVSAKNKDFQSEIDLDIDREVKDYLDHFLSPTEEQYHVPDNFQGELRPYQKKGYQWMRSHRDKRIGVCLADDMGLGKTIQAITYLLDVEKQATPHLIICPTSVLGNWKQEVKRFAPSLNVHLHHGAERSKDIDEFQNTIKDKDVVITSYALLLRDSQLFAELNWNAVILDEAQMIKNPSTKQSRLVRSLSSIHRIALTGTPMENRLEELWSISDFLNPGYLGNRSTFNQQFIRPIEKKGQKERVEVLKRLIQPFLLRRSKQQTSIVEELPEKTEAKIHCQLTKEQASLYQMVVDQIREKLQSTTGMERRGTILGGITKLKQVCNHPSLLTWDEPVASQSGKIAKFLEILDTNMKDGEKALVFTQYVKMGDLLKNLMEKESKDTTVFFLHGGIPSQKREQMLKKFRDTQSKRCIFILSIKAGGVGLNLTEANHVIHMDRWWNPAVENQATDRAFRIGQEQNVSVYKMITVGTLEEGIDKLIDRKSKLTSQIVSHDDQWVTEMSDKELIDLIQLREKVLYS, translated from the coding sequence ATGCTTACATATTATCACTTGCAAATGACATTCATACCGTCCTTAGATGAAAGAGGAAAGTTTCTCATATGGGTTACTAAACCTAGCGGGGAACCCATTTCTATTCAACCTTCAAGATTGCATTGGCTCCTTGGTGAGTCTAATCTTTCACATGTTTTCACGAGTGAAAACGAAGCAACGAAAACATTGATGGTGGATTGGGATGAAGAACATTACGAAGTAGAAGGTGTTCTCGTTGATATGTGGAGAGTGTATTTATTTTTGCAGAATCCGACTGCACATTCAATGGTAGGTTCTTTCTATTTTGGTGAAAGCTTTGTATATTGGGAAACGGTTGCACGAAGCATAAAATCATTAATTCGAGCGGGACAATACTTCCCGACTATATATGAAATTTCAAAAGAAAAGCGTCACTATGCCTATGCCCAATGGATGATTAGTAGGCATTCGATTGAACAACGTACGATGTCAGATTGGCTTAAGTCAGCATCACCACTTATATTTTCATTTGAACATTTGTCTACGTTTCCGATAAGAGAGTGGCAAAATTTAATGCTTGATATATGGGCTGATCAAGTTATTAAGGTCCATATCACATCAGGCCCAGAAATTGGTTTAGACGGGATTACTGAGGAACATTCAGAAGTCATGATCAGTTGGGAAAGAGCATTAACGAACGCCAACGCGAGTTTCTTTCAAATATTTGAAAAGAAAAGTGACATTCAAAAGCTTCATGTCCTTATTCGTGAAGTACGAAAATGGCATGAACCCATCAGTACGGATCGGTACCGTTCATTGGAAAAGGGATTAGTAAACTTTAAACAGCAGTTCATTCAAACAGGTTTTTCTGTTCAGGGACTGAACATAAATTGTTTTCCTACAAATGATGAGGAAATGAGATCATGGGGATTGCAAATTTCTGTTGAGGGGGAATATGAAGAAAGTTTATTACAATTACCAATAGATGATTCAAGAATTACTCGTTCCCATATCAAGAATTGGGTAGATGATCGAATTAACTATTTGGTACAAATGGATGATACTCTTTATCAATCTCAACGGATGTTAAGACAATCCGGATCAATTGAAATATCACTTGATACATTAAGGTCACTACATGAAAACATGAGTGTGCTTAAATCAATGAATATACACTTAACGTTTCCAGAGGGATTATCATTACAATCCTTTGATCGAGAAGACGTTCAAGTCTCTTTGAAAGTCAATAACGACCATGGAGATGGAGTAGGCTTAAGTAGTTTATTAAACTTTAATTGGAAAATTGCCATTGGAGATATAGAGATGTCTGTTGAAGAATTCAAGCGACTCGTTTATCGCAGACAGTATATCATCCAGAAAGATGATGCATGGGTAATGTTACCTCAAGATAAAATTGAAGAGATTTTTCATGAAATGAATGAATTAGAGCCGATTGTTAGAAGTCGCGCATCTTTTTCTACCCTAGTTGGTGTGAGTGCTAAAAATAAAGATTTTCAGTCTGAAATCGATTTAGACATCGATCGAGAGGTAAAGGACTATTTAGACCATTTCTTAAGCCCAACGGAAGAGCAATATCATGTACCAGACAATTTTCAAGGTGAACTCAGACCATATCAGAAAAAGGGTTATCAATGGATGCGTTCACATAGAGATAAACGGATCGGGGTATGTCTCGCAGATGATATGGGACTTGGGAAAACCATTCAAGCGATCACATACTTGTTGGATGTTGAGAAACAAGCCACACCTCACTTAATCATTTGTCCAACCTCTGTATTAGGGAATTGGAAACAAGAAGTTAAGCGGTTTGCACCGTCATTAAATGTGCACTTACATCACGGTGCAGAACGGTCCAAAGATATAGATGAATTTCAAAACACCATAAAGGATAAAGACGTGGTCATAACGAGCTATGCGCTGTTGTTAAGAGACAGCCAATTATTTGCAGAGCTAAATTGGAACGCAGTCATTCTTGACGAAGCTCAAATGATAAAAAACCCTTCAACGAAACAAAGCCGACTCGTAAGGTCATTATCATCTATACACAGAATTGCGTTAACGGGGACACCAATGGAAAACCGGTTAGAGGAACTTTGGTCTATTTCTGATTTCTTAAATCCGGGCTACCTTGGGAACCGATCCACCTTTAATCAACAATTTATCCGTCCAATAGAAAAGAAAGGACAAAAAGAACGCGTAGAGGTTTTAAAAAGGTTAATCCAGCCTTTCTTATTAAGAAGATCTAAACAACAAACCTCAATTGTTGAAGAGCTGCCAGAAAAGACTGAAGCTAAGATCCATTGTCAATTGACAAAGGAACAAGCATCACTTTATCAAATGGTTGTCGATCAAATACGGGAAAAGCTACAATCTACTACAGGGATGGAGAGAAGAGGAACGATTCTTGGGGGGATCACCAAACTGAAACAAGTGTGTAATCATCCATCTTTGTTAACTTGGGATGAACCAGTAGCTTCACAATCAGGTAAGATTGCCAAGTTTCTTGAAATACTGGACACAAATATGAAGGATGGAGAAAAAGCCCTCGTATTTACCCAATATGTGAAAATGGGAGACTTACTAAAGAACTTAATGGAAAAAGAATCAAAAGATACGACTGTATTCTTTTTACATGGTGGTATTCCGTCGCAGAAGCGTGAACAAATGTTGAAGAAATTCAGAGATACACAATCGAAAAGGTGTATTTTCATTTTATCGATAAAAGCTGGTGGAGTCGGATTGAATTTGACGGAAGCGAATCATGTTATTCATATGGATCGATGGTGGAATCCTGCTGTAGAAAATCAAGCAACGGACCGAGCATTTCGAATTGGTCAAGAACAGAATGTAAGTGTATATAAAATGATTACTGTCGGTACGCTTGAAGAGGGTATTGATAAATTAATCGATCGAAAGTCTAAGCTCACTTCCCAGATTGTAAGCCATGATGATCAGTGGGTGACGGAAATGAGTGATAAGGAATTAATCGATTTGATTCAGTTACGTGAGAAGGTGTTGTACTCATGA
- a CDS encoding conserved virulence factor C family protein, giving the protein MKLRGIEPTPSPNTMKLIIDESLPSGKNMNFKSDQKEEAPAPLDALLSIEGVKGLYYVADFIALERNAKHDWKVILPKARQIFGEEVTEIHDDQPNNDEDFEEIKVFIQKFRSIPMQIKLVKGENEHRVGLPERFMETVMEAQSASDNVVMERQWIEQSSRYGNVEEVGHEIAEEISAAYDHERLNTLKEQAFEQNSSDRSKKQTSYKVTLDMMEQTDWKDRYAALEQMNPTIDDLPVLQKALLDEKSSIRRLATVYLGMIEDKKVLPYMSQALKDKSVTVRRTAGDCMSDLGFEEAIPVMIESLKDKNKLVRWRAAMYLYEVGDETAIPALKDAKDDPEFEVALQVNMALERIEGGEQAKGSVWKQMTDTIQKGKQ; this is encoded by the coding sequence ATGAAACTGCGCGGAATAGAACCGACACCAAGTCCTAACACGATGAAACTAATTATTGATGAATCATTACCTAGTGGGAAAAATATGAACTTTAAATCGGATCAAAAAGAAGAAGCACCAGCTCCATTAGATGCTTTATTAAGTATTGAGGGTGTGAAAGGACTCTACTATGTGGCAGACTTTATTGCACTCGAAAGAAATGCAAAGCACGACTGGAAGGTGATTCTACCTAAAGCTAGACAAATATTTGGTGAAGAAGTTACGGAAATACACGATGATCAACCAAATAATGATGAAGATTTTGAAGAAATTAAGGTGTTTATTCAAAAGTTTCGTAGTATACCGATGCAAATAAAACTTGTGAAAGGTGAGAATGAACACCGAGTAGGGTTACCTGAGCGTTTCATGGAAACAGTAATGGAGGCTCAAAGTGCTTCAGATAACGTTGTGATGGAGCGGCAATGGATTGAGCAAAGTTCAAGGTATGGAAATGTTGAAGAAGTAGGGCATGAAATTGCAGAAGAAATTAGTGCCGCTTATGACCACGAGAGACTAAACACACTCAAAGAACAAGCTTTTGAACAAAATTCAAGTGACCGATCAAAGAAACAAACCTCATATAAAGTGACATTAGACATGATGGAACAAACTGATTGGAAGGATCGATACGCAGCACTGGAACAAATGAATCCAACGATAGATGATTTACCTGTGTTACAAAAAGCATTGTTGGATGAGAAATCGTCAATTCGCCGTTTAGCCACGGTTTACCTTGGTATGATTGAGGATAAGAAGGTTCTCCCTTATATGTCTCAAGCGCTTAAAGATAAAAGTGTTACAGTGCGGAGAACAGCCGGCGATTGCATGTCCGATCTTGGGTTTGAAGAAGCTATTCCGGTAATGATTGAATCGTTAAAAGACAAAAATAAACTCGTACGTTGGCGGGCTGCAATGTATTTATATGAAGTAGGGGATGAAACTGCTATCCCTGCACTTAAAGATGCAAAAGACGATCCAGAATTTGAAGTGGCCCTGCAAGTAAATATGGCATTAGAAAGAATTGAAGGTGGAGAACAAGCAAAAGGATCTGTATGGAAGCAGATGACGGATACGATTCAAAAAGGCAAGCAATAA
- a CDS encoding BrxA/BrxB family bacilliredoxin translates to MSMAYEEYMRQLVQPMRDELTEAGFKELRTPEEVDEYMENAEGTTLVMINSVCGCAAGLARPAVRHAVQNEKSPDHLVTVFAGQDKVATSVMRSYLLDVEPSSPSVALLKGKELVHFVPREEIEDHEAEDIAQNLINAFETHCK, encoded by the coding sequence ATGTCTATGGCATATGAAGAATATATGAGACAGCTTGTTCAACCAATGAGAGATGAATTAACAGAGGCAGGATTTAAAGAATTAAGAACACCTGAAGAAGTAGATGAATACATGGAAAATGCAGAAGGCACAACTTTAGTGATGATTAATTCTGTATGTGGTTGTGCAGCAGGTCTTGCACGCCCAGCAGTACGTCACGCAGTCCAGAACGAGAAAAGTCCAGACCATCTTGTAACCGTATTTGCAGGTCAAGATAAAGTAGCGACTTCAGTTATGCGTTCTTATTTATTAGATGTAGAACCATCATCACCATCTGTTGCACTCTTAAAAGGAAAAGAATTGGTACACTTTGTTCCAAGAGAAGAGATTGAAGACCATGAAGCAGAAGACATCGCTCAAAATTTAATCAATGCTTTTGAAACGCACTGTAAATAA
- a CDS encoding MMPL family transporter, with product MYRYRKTVIVLWCTLAIVLGLFAWKMPSILEGSGFETEGSFNETQTILKEDFNQPKSTMTIIIESEKYTADSTEYKAYVQELIGSLDGVDFLNNTTSPYQNKKMTKDNIAYIILGFDKSFTDLKGSIEQIRERLIQTSDFKASLTGGAVISEDMNEASQNDLKRAEAIGIPAALVILLFSFGGVVAAIIPLLIGIISVVSSLGILYFLGLELDLSIFLLNVVPMIGLALGIDFALLLVNRFREEIKRNSIEQAINVSIQTAGRSIAFSGLCVFLGLSSMLFIDIDIFQTVAIGGMVVVILSVICALTFLPAILGMIGPNINKWMVLKTKEKKVSNWYRFAKFVMHRPMTMLMLSLLILITAILPLANLNLTIPEAEALPESYESRQAFETFKNTFGEQELYPVTMIVDGNDALIKQDKLNDIEELQAKLEDEKIVDRIESLFSTTNLSAKQIQSMVDSETLPEEIQGALNAFVQEDKSILRIYLNVDTTSEMAKDFVRDWNGSYNGYELILGGNSTFTQEIFDEIYNKAPYAVGFVLISTYFILLIAFRSLFIPLKAILMNVISLSATFGIIVWIFQEGHFVDPTNGIGLMIPVFTFGIVFGLSMDYEVFLISRIQEYYHESKDNDYATLMGLTSTSKIITSAALIMIVVTGAFAFTGVVPVKQMGVSIALAIFLDATLVRMVLVPSLMKLMGHWNWWMPWKPKDRKLKAGHN from the coding sequence ATGTATAGGTACAGAAAAACCGTCATTGTATTGTGGTGTACGTTAGCCATCGTGCTAGGTTTATTTGCATGGAAAATGCCATCTATACTAGAAGGAAGTGGTTTTGAAACGGAAGGTTCATTCAATGAGACTCAAACGATATTGAAAGAAGACTTCAACCAACCGAAATCTACCATGACAATTATTATTGAATCCGAAAAATACACTGCAGACTCAACAGAATACAAGGCATATGTACAAGAGTTGATTGGCAGTTTGGATGGTGTTGATTTTTTAAATAACACAACATCCCCCTATCAAAATAAGAAAATGACAAAGGATAATATTGCATATATTATTCTCGGTTTCGATAAAAGCTTTACGGATCTTAAAGGATCAATTGAACAAATCAGAGAACGACTTATTCAAACTTCCGATTTTAAAGCGAGCCTTACGGGTGGTGCTGTCATTTCTGAAGACATGAATGAAGCAAGTCAAAATGATTTGAAACGTGCTGAAGCAATAGGTATTCCAGCCGCGTTGGTCATTTTACTCTTTTCTTTTGGAGGCGTTGTTGCAGCAATCATCCCCCTCTTAATAGGTATCATTAGTGTTGTCAGCTCACTCGGGATTCTGTATTTCCTTGGATTGGAGCTTGATTTGTCTATTTTCCTATTAAACGTTGTTCCGATGATAGGACTTGCTTTAGGAATCGATTTCGCTCTCCTCCTCGTGAATAGATTCAGAGAGGAGATAAAACGCAATTCTATTGAACAAGCAATAAATGTATCGATTCAAACTGCTGGGAGATCGATCGCCTTTTCTGGTTTATGTGTATTCCTTGGCCTATCTTCCATGCTTTTTATTGATATTGATATTTTTCAAACGGTGGCTATCGGCGGTATGGTTGTGGTCATTCTTTCGGTCATCTGTGCACTCACCTTTCTCCCCGCCATTCTCGGGATGATAGGACCGAATATAAACAAGTGGATGGTTCTCAAAACAAAGGAAAAGAAAGTAAGCAACTGGTACCGTTTCGCAAAGTTTGTGATGCACCGGCCTATGACAATGTTAATGCTTTCTTTATTGATTCTCATTACAGCAATCTTACCGCTGGCAAATTTGAATTTGACGATACCAGAAGCTGAAGCATTACCTGAATCATACGAATCAAGACAAGCATTCGAGACCTTCAAAAATACTTTTGGTGAACAAGAACTCTACCCTGTGACGATGATTGTGGATGGAAATGACGCGTTAATTAAGCAGGATAAATTGAATGACATTGAAGAGTTACAAGCTAAATTAGAGGACGAAAAAATTGTAGATCGAATCGAGTCTTTGTTCTCTACAACAAATTTATCGGCGAAACAAATTCAATCCATGGTTGATTCCGAAACGTTGCCTGAAGAAATACAAGGTGCGCTCAATGCATTCGTTCAAGAAGACAAGTCAATCCTCCGAATTTATTTGAATGTCGATACAACTTCTGAAATGGCAAAAGATTTCGTAAGAGATTGGAACGGCTCTTATAACGGGTACGAATTAATTTTGGGTGGAAATAGTACTTTCACACAGGAAATTTTTGATGAAATTTATAACAAAGCCCCTTATGCGGTAGGCTTTGTACTTATTTCTACGTATTTCATCTTATTGATTGCCTTTCGCTCACTCTTTATTCCGTTAAAGGCAATTTTAATGAATGTCATCAGTTTAAGCGCAACATTCGGAATCATTGTCTGGATTTTTCAGGAAGGACATTTTGTCGATCCTACGAACGGCATTGGGTTGATGATTCCGGTGTTCACCTTTGGTATTGTCTTTGGTTTAAGTATGGACTATGAAGTATTCCTTATTTCAAGGATACAAGAATATTATCATGAATCTAAAGATAATGACTATGCAACGCTAATGGGTTTAACCTCTACAAGCAAAATTATTACATCAGCAGCATTAATCATGATTGTCGTTACAGGTGCATTTGCCTTCACAGGTGTTGTTCCAGTCAAACAAATGGGCGTATCCATTGCTCTTGCAATCTTTCTAGACGCAACACTTGTGCGCATGGTCCTTGTGCCTTCTCTTATGAAACTGATGGGACATTGGAACTGGTGGATGCCCTGGAAACCGAAAGATAGAAAGTTAAAGGCTGGCCATAACTAA
- a CDS encoding YjcZ family sporulation protein — translation MHHGYDHHGYGCGGGYGYGFAIIVVLFILLIIVGATAYVGGGKGKD, via the coding sequence ATGCACCACGGATATGATCATCACGGATACGGATGTGGTGGCGGTTACGGTTACGGATTCGCTATCATCGTCGTATTATTTATTCTATTGATCATCGTTGGAGCTACTGCTTATGTTGGTGGAGGTAAAGGTAAGGACTAA
- a CDS encoding class I SAM-dependent methyltransferase — MIITTGGKAKSALRQRARNVGVELGIPYVDRNDQSIEKLLNQVHDGILVVLKDRFLFYCKGYDAPLFFHPNSSVFRMKRLMRGEYDPFIRIANLSKGKTILDCTLGWASDSIVASFVVGESGEVVGVEGSSTVSLLTRLGLSVYKSGDDEMVKAMQRIKVIEDHHLAVLKKTETNRFDVVYFDPMFEEAIVTSDGIAPLKKFAVYEPITEELIKEAKRVAKERVVLKDHWKSHRFEQFNFKVERRKTSLFHFGYIEV, encoded by the coding sequence ATGATTATCACAACAGGCGGAAAAGCGAAAAGCGCATTACGTCAACGGGCTAGAAACGTAGGTGTAGAACTAGGAATTCCATATGTGGACCGTAATGATCAATCGATTGAAAAGCTATTAAATCAAGTTCATGATGGGATCTTAGTGGTGTTAAAGGATCGGTTTCTTTTTTATTGTAAAGGGTACGATGCACCGCTCTTTTTCCATCCAAACTCCTCTGTATTTCGAATGAAACGGTTGATGAGGGGAGAATATGATCCATTTATTCGCATTGCAAATCTTAGTAAAGGGAAAACCATACTTGACTGTACCTTAGGTTGGGCATCCGACAGTATTGTCGCGAGCTTTGTAGTCGGGGAATCAGGAGAGGTGGTCGGAGTTGAAGGGAGCTCTACTGTATCATTGTTAACCCGTTTAGGTCTAAGTGTTTATAAAAGTGGTGATGATGAAATGGTCAAAGCAATGCAAAGAATAAAGGTGATTGAAGATCATCATCTAGCGGTGTTAAAAAAGACAGAAACCAATCGGTTCGATGTCGTTTACTTTGATCCGATGTTTGAAGAAGCCATTGTTACTTCAGATGGCATTGCACCTTTAAAAAAGTTTGCAGTTTATGAACCTATTACAGAAGAATTGATAAAGGAAGCGAAAAGAGTTGCTAAAGAGCGCGTAGTTTTGAAGGATCACTGGAAAAGTCATCGTTTTGAACAGTTTAACTTTAAGGTCGAAAGAAGAAAGACATCGCTCTTTCACTTCGGATATATTGAGGTATAA